In Callospermophilus lateralis isolate mCalLat2 chromosome 4, mCalLat2.hap1, whole genome shotgun sequence, one genomic interval encodes:
- the Clec12a gene encoding C-type lectin domain family 12 member A, translating into MSEEITYANLKFQDSNKTENTQDLQKFGEKVPSVPSPLWRQSALILTLLCLLLLIGLGAVGGVFYKTLKFEMEKLNKLQNIKEELQRNVSLQLMDNNRSSENIKSLSITLQIVATKLCRELYKKEPEHKCKPCPERWIWYGDSCYILFNHFETWQNSEIFCSAQNASLLQVRNKKTTEFIKSFQLYDFWLGVSPGNYHMNGERLDDVIASSAWFKSNINDLNNKNCGYIHRLHVYYAPCSYKKKIMCEKMANSVKIESILMSEDPDERM; encoded by the exons ATGTCTGAAGAAATTACTTATGCAAATCTAAAATTCCAGGACTCCAATAAGACAGAAAATACCCAGGATCTTCAAAAATTTGGGGAAAAAG TACCTTCTGTTCCTTCCCCTCTGTGGCGTCAATCAGCCTTGATCCTGACTCTCCTCTGCCTTCTGCTGCTCATTGGACTGGGAGCCGTGGGAGGCGTAT TTTATAAAACTTTGAAGTTCGAAATGGAAAAACTGAATAAACTgcaaaatataaaagaagaacTTCAGAGAAATGTTTCCCTACAACTCATGGATAACAACAGAAGCTCAGAAAATATCAAGAGCCTCTCTATCACACTGCAAATAGTAGCCACCAAATTGTGTCGTgagctatataaaaaagaaccag AGCACAAATGTAAACCTTGTCCAGAAAGATGGATATGGTATGGGGATAGCTGTTACATCCTATTCAATCATTTTGAAACATGGCAAAATAGCGAAATCTTCTGTTCTGCTCAGAATGCCAGTCTGTTGCAAGTTAGGAACAAAAAAACAACG GAATTCATAAAATCCTTTCAATTATATGACTTTTGGCTGGGAGTATCTCCTGGAAATTATCACATGAATGGTGAAAGGCTGGATGACGTGATTGCCTCTTCTGCTTG gTTTAAAAGTAACATAAATGACTTAAATAATAAGAATTGTGGATATATACACAGACTCCATGTTTATTATGCTCCTTGctcttataagaaaaaaattatgtgtgagAAGATGGCAAATTCAGTGAAGATTGAAAGTATATTAATGAGTGAAGATCCAGATGAAAGAATGTAG